One stretch of Flavobacterium sp. 9 DNA includes these proteins:
- a CDS encoding PspC family transcriptional regulator translates to MSAILRLKFFFEKYGFHVSSRLADKLGMRVTSVRLFFIYISFVTAGLGFGVYLTLAFWIRLKDLVRAKRTSVFDL, encoded by the coding sequence ATGTCAGCTATTTTAAGACTAAAATTTTTTTTCGAGAAATATGGATTTCATGTTTCTTCCAGATTGGCAGACAAACTAGGAATGCGTGTAACAAGCGTTAGATTATTCTTTATTTATATTTCGTTTGTAACGGCCGGTTTAGGTTTTGGAGTCTATTTGACACTTGCATTTTGGATTCGGCTAAAAGATTTAGTTCGTGCAAAAAGAACATCAGTTTTTGATTTATAG